One Prosthecobacter vanneervenii genomic window carries:
- a CDS encoding type II secretion system minor pseudopilin: MTEATTRRSTGSGGGFVVPSAFVIRYSSSQRGSALIVVFWMIAILGMVMFAGAKSLQADSQFTRMMRGRIFAKRYAEMGIEVARHPAIKEDDPLLHFSADNGGGYNVKLVAEEARLNINHLIQTGDKVLLRRLFTAWGFKPEFVSALCDALKDWVDADSHVSLNGAEKRDYQKMGYEGMPFNRPFKEVEEMLHVRGMDVVNIERPDWREWFTVYGDGRVDVNDARPELIALLADVPMERLTPLLTLRAGRDGVQHTQDDVRLSSVPQVAQLLGVFHPQTVEQLTHWIQFAGPIRRIESVGALGPLQRKLILITQDGRAVWRGEIPAHGKNT, from the coding sequence ATGACCGAAGCCACGACACGCCGATCCACAGGATCAGGCGGCGGCTTTGTCGTTCCTTCGGCATTCGTTATTCGTTATTCATCATCGCAGCGCGGCTCAGCCCTCATCGTGGTTTTCTGGATGATTGCCATCCTCGGCATGGTCATGTTTGCCGGAGCCAAATCGCTGCAGGCGGACTCTCAGTTCACCCGCATGATGCGCGGGCGCATTTTTGCCAAGCGCTACGCCGAGATGGGCATCGAGGTGGCACGCCATCCGGCCATCAAGGAGGACGATCCTCTGCTTCACTTCAGCGCCGACAATGGCGGCGGCTACAACGTCAAGCTCGTGGCCGAGGAGGCTCGGCTGAACATCAATCATCTCATTCAAACCGGTGACAAGGTGCTGCTCCGTCGCCTCTTCACCGCCTGGGGCTTCAAACCCGAATTTGTCTCCGCCCTGTGCGACGCCCTCAAAGACTGGGTGGACGCCGACAGCCATGTGAGTCTCAATGGCGCCGAAAAGCGCGACTACCAGAAGATGGGATACGAAGGCATGCCCTTCAATCGTCCCTTCAAGGAGGTCGAGGAGATGCTGCATGTGCGCGGCATGGACGTCGTCAACATCGAGCGCCCGGACTGGCGCGAGTGGTTCACCGTTTATGGCGACGGCCGGGTCGATGTGAATGACGCACGCCCGGAGCTCATCGCCCTGCTGGCAGATGTACCTATGGAGCGCCTCACCCCGCTGCTGACTCTGCGCGCTGGACGCGATGGCGTGCAGCATACCCAGGACGATGTGCGGCTCAGCAGCGTCCCGCAGGTGGCGCAGCTCTTGGGAGTATTTCATCCACAGACCGTCGAGCAGCTTACCCATTGGATTCAATTCGCAGGCCCCATCCGTCGCATCGAGAGCGTCGGAGCCCTGGGTCCTCTGCAGCGCAAACTCATCCTGATCACGCAGGACGGCAGGGCCGTCTGGCGTGGCGAAATCCCCGCTCATGGCAAAAACACGTAA
- the gspG gene encoding type II secretion system major pseudopilin GspG, with translation MKYTQLQPRNPASGFTLVEMILVLAIVALLVGAAIVNYGGVLEGGKKTTAKGNISTITSALRAYEVDNMVLPTTDQGLSALVEKPTSRPAPQSWSPKLKKLPIDPWGNAYHYRRPGVKDKTGFDVYSAGPDGVADNADDIGSWDN, from the coding sequence ATGAAATACACTCAGCTCCAGCCTCGCAATCCGGCTTCCGGTTTCACCCTCGTCGAGATGATCCTCGTGCTCGCCATCGTGGCGCTCCTGGTGGGCGCTGCCATCGTCAACTATGGCGGCGTGCTTGAAGGCGGCAAGAAAACCACCGCCAAGGGAAACATCAGCACTATCACCTCAGCGCTGCGTGCCTATGAAGTGGACAACATGGTGCTGCCCACCACCGACCAGGGCCTCTCCGCACTCGTGGAAAAACCCACCAGCCGCCCAGCTCCCCAGAGCTGGAGCCCCAAGCTCAAAAAGCTGCCCATCGATCCCTGGGGCAATGCCTATCACTACCGCCGTCCCGGCGTCAAAGACAAGACCGGTTTCGATGTCTATTCCGCCGGACCGGACGGCGTCGCTGACAATGCCGACGACATCGGCAGCTGGGACAACTGA
- a CDS encoding pilus assembly FimT family protein, with protein sequence MTKVRNIANPTPAVLNLQRGFGRSHPAGFTLLEIIVAMALTLLIIGIAAVSISGVRAEDQLRRAAAVIETTARQNLMQALNSQQTVRMDLTSGAFGAGDEFGGMLLVRRYGESAFRKPRRGEAWEFSPTGICEPIEVRISGPAGQIEIGFDPLTACARRKSIQVNG encoded by the coding sequence ATGACCAAGGTCAGAAACATTGCGAATCCGACACCAGCCGTGCTGAATCTTCAGCGCGGCTTTGGTCGTTCGCATCCTGCGGGTTTCACTCTGCTTGAGATCATCGTTGCCATGGCGCTCACGCTGCTGATCATCGGCATTGCTGCTGTCAGCATCTCGGGCGTGCGTGCGGAGGACCAGTTGCGCCGCGCAGCCGCCGTCATTGAAACCACGGCTCGCCAGAATTTGATGCAGGCGCTCAACAGCCAGCAGACTGTGCGCATGGATCTTACCAGCGGTGCTTTTGGGGCAGGGGATGAGTTTGGCGGCATGCTGCTGGTGCGTCGCTATGGCGAATCCGCCTTCCGCAAACCCCGCCGTGGCGAGGCCTGGGAGTTCAGTCCTACCGGCATCTGTGAGCCTATTGAAGTCCGCATCAGCGGACCCGCAGGGCAGATCGAGATCGGCTTCGATCCTCTCACCGCCTGCGCCCGGCGCAAATCCATTCAGGTCAACGGATGA
- a CDS encoding prepilin-type N-terminal cleavage/methylation domain-containing protein: MCIRPAVPSKAAFTLIEVIMAMALIGFILSAVYGVANAALQLGKSMSTARVAETRISNFVTQWRDYFETMDPGVQISAGLEKVARGASGNLFIAGGHMPFAWQRQLSLADAVEFGVVRNRESKDLSLMVRHFKINPKARTPGEYDLIAELPVLEGLKQMQWQFYEPVEKKWFTSWDPKKNPQPPLFMKLKFAFNADPREHEYTFWIANDLAQVSTPQAAPAGPQ; the protein is encoded by the coding sequence ATGTGTATTCGCCCCGCAGTCCCATCTAAGGCCGCGTTCACGCTGATCGAGGTCATCATGGCCATGGCGCTCATCGGGTTCATTCTGAGCGCCGTCTATGGCGTGGCCAATGCCGCGCTGCAGCTTGGCAAATCCATGAGCACCGCCCGTGTGGCGGAGACGCGTATCAGCAATTTCGTCACCCAGTGGCGCGACTATTTTGAAACCATGGATCCTGGCGTGCAGATCTCTGCAGGCCTGGAGAAGGTGGCCCGTGGTGCTTCGGGAAATCTCTTCATTGCCGGTGGCCACATGCCCTTCGCCTGGCAGCGCCAGCTGTCCCTGGCTGATGCCGTCGAGTTCGGCGTCGTGCGCAATCGGGAGAGTAAAGACCTCAGCCTCATGGTGCGTCATTTCAAGATCAACCCCAAGGCACGCACACCGGGAGAATATGACCTCATCGCTGAGCTGCCGGTTCTCGAAGGGCTCAAGCAGATGCAATGGCAGTTCTATGAGCCGGTGGAAAAGAAGTGGTTCACCAGCTGGGATCCCAAAAAGAACCCGCAGCCTCCTCTCTTCATGAAGCTCAAGTTTGCCTTCAATGCCGATCCCCGTGAGCACGAATACACTTTTTGGATAGCCAATGACCTCGCCCAGGTGAGCACGCCTCAGGCAGCTCCTGCCGGGCCGCAGTGA
- a CDS encoding PulJ/GspJ family protein — protein sequence MKHTRTSSAAHGFALFEIILALALFSLVAVSMTRAIEEIAKASTSARQEAQVLRVLESVLAEVAHQPEFKAASISFHPTADHIDASATIEKVKLITKDKVELDHMFRIRAEAWIQDGRTRRMKRSMETYVYSPRSPI from the coding sequence ATGAAACACACTCGCACATCCTCCGCTGCGCATGGTTTCGCCCTGTTCGAAATCATCCTCGCACTTGCGCTGTTCTCGCTCGTGGCCGTCAGCATGACTCGCGCCATCGAGGAGATCGCCAAAGCGTCCACCTCCGCGCGCCAGGAGGCGCAGGTGCTGCGCGTGCTGGAATCCGTGCTGGCCGAGGTGGCGCATCAGCCCGAGTTCAAGGCGGCCAGCATCTCCTTCCATCCCACGGCTGACCACATCGACGCCAGCGCCACGATCGAAAAGGTCAAACTCATCACCAAAGACAAGGTCGAGCTCGACCACATGTTTCGCATCCGCGCCGAAGCATGGATCCAAGACGGGCGCACGCGGCGCATGAAACGCAGCATGGAAACCTATGTGTATTCGCCCCGCAGTCCCATCTAA
- a CDS encoding GspE/PulE family protein produces MLPLIDQILKDSGCADLPAVRQAVEEACFNQTSFVDAVLDCEGVRERDFLSALAKTLSLPWWEPKEEEQPAEQGLRRLLPAEIALRHRLLPIFTEETKSDDGTEAGRTLHIATFDPLSLVAHQRVAASLTMPVVWHVGLRTRIVEGLQKLYGLGADTFEKILRGRADWGAEDLRDEVTVLDEPEDEEASVVRFVNQIIRRGLEQRATDIHVEPQQNHLRIRYRIDGRLEELPVPENIKSLQASVIARLKIMARLDIAEKRLPQDGRINLELDGMAIDVRVATIPSVEGESVSLRLLAQQQVTVNRLGLTDNIRPVVDELLKLPNGIVLITGPTGSGKSTTLYAFLTELNQTHRRIVTIEDPVEYKMPGIVQIAVKPEIGLTFSTGLRSILRGDPNVVMIGEMRDLETTEIAVRAALTGHLVFSTLHTNDAIGGITRLIDMGVEPFLVSSAVRAFFAQRLVRKLCPSCKAPAEVEADYLKSIGFPSHLKGQIMRGVGCEACRGSGFQGRLSIYEVCLVTHALQHLINSRAHPAEFLKQAVKDGYIPMRGYGFQKVLSGETTIEEVLSVTAATDRNHTPQSSTVPLIPARLAA; encoded by the coding sequence ATGCTTCCACTCATCGATCAGATCCTGAAAGACTCGGGTTGTGCCGATCTTCCTGCCGTGCGGCAGGCGGTGGAGGAGGCATGCTTCAATCAAACGTCTTTTGTGGATGCCGTGCTGGATTGTGAAGGTGTGCGCGAGCGCGATTTCCTTTCCGCACTGGCCAAGACTCTGAGCCTGCCATGGTGGGAGCCTAAGGAGGAAGAGCAGCCAGCAGAGCAGGGGCTGCGTCGCCTGCTGCCAGCAGAGATAGCCCTTCGCCACCGCCTGCTGCCCATCTTTACCGAAGAAACGAAGAGCGATGATGGAACAGAAGCGGGGCGCACGTTGCACATCGCCACCTTTGATCCGCTCAGCCTAGTGGCGCATCAGCGCGTGGCCGCCAGTCTGACCATGCCCGTTGTCTGGCACGTGGGGCTGCGCACCCGCATCGTGGAAGGTTTGCAAAAACTCTACGGTCTCGGTGCAGATACCTTTGAGAAGATCCTGCGTGGTCGTGCCGACTGGGGTGCGGAAGATCTGCGCGATGAAGTCACCGTGCTGGATGAACCCGAGGACGAGGAGGCCTCGGTGGTCCGTTTTGTGAATCAAATCATCCGCCGTGGTCTGGAGCAGCGCGCCACGGACATTCACGTGGAGCCGCAGCAGAATCACCTGCGCATCCGCTACCGTATCGACGGCCGCCTGGAAGAGCTGCCAGTACCGGAAAACATCAAGTCTCTTCAAGCCTCCGTGATCGCTCGCCTCAAGATAATGGCACGTCTCGACATCGCGGAAAAACGCCTGCCGCAGGATGGGCGCATCAATCTCGAACTCGACGGCATGGCCATCGACGTCCGCGTGGCCACCATCCCGTCTGTGGAAGGCGAGAGCGTCAGCCTGCGTCTGCTGGCCCAGCAGCAGGTCACAGTGAATCGCCTCGGACTCACGGATAACATCCGTCCTGTGGTGGATGAACTGCTCAAGCTGCCCAATGGCATTGTCCTCATCACAGGCCCCACAGGCAGTGGTAAATCGACCACGCTCTACGCCTTCCTCACCGAGCTGAACCAGACCCACCGTCGCATCGTCACCATCGAAGACCCGGTGGAGTACAAGATGCCAGGCATCGTGCAGATCGCGGTCAAACCGGAGATCGGCCTCACCTTCAGCACCGGCTTGCGCAGCATCCTGCGTGGAGACCCCAACGTGGTCATGATCGGGGAAATGCGCGACCTGGAGACCACCGAGATCGCCGTGCGCGCAGCCCTCACCGGTCACCTTGTTTTCAGCACGCTGCACACCAATGACGCCATTGGCGGCATCACCCGTCTCATTGACATGGGGGTGGAGCCCTTCCTCGTCTCCAGCGCGGTGCGTGCCTTCTTTGCCCAGCGCCTGGTGCGTAAGCTCTGCCCCTCTTGCAAGGCCCCAGCAGAGGTGGAGGCGGACTATCTCAAATCCATCGGCTTCCCTTCGCACCTCAAAGGCCAGATCATGCGCGGTGTGGGCTGCGAGGCCTGTCGTGGCAGTGGATTTCAGGGCCGCCTTTCCATCTACGAGGTGTGCCTCGTAACACATGCGCTCCAGCACCTCATCAACAGCCGCGCTCATCCCGCAGAGTTTCTCAAGCAGGCGGTGAAGGATGGCTACATTCCTATGCGCGGCTACGGCTTTCAGAAAGTGCTCAGCGGAGAGACCACCATCGAGGAGGTCCTCAGCGTCACCGCTGCCACTGACCGCAATCACACACCGCAGTCTTCAACCGTGCCTCTGATTCCAGCCCGCCTCGCAGCCTAA
- a CDS encoding type II secretion system F family protein, with protein MPTFVYSAQGPSGVITGELSASDRSEAFALLGKKKIQPFKLEAAGEMKTAAGSSAKARQTAASVPETISGPIKLKLPQVVLFIEELADLVGAGIQLEPALATMERRRELSGIKTLATVLRGKVRDGMAFSKAIAATSPSFGRLFCALVSAGEASGSLSIVLKRQAQYMRSLQALKSKVLSALMYPAFLIVAAVAVTLLFVVYLIPKLTEMLDSTGGSLPMAAQIILRFSDAFKSYWWMVLLGGTAAFILVKAWISRPESAIPWARFKLRLPLFGSIFRARFYVQFLETMANLLGNGLTMVQAMQLTHEATDNPHLRREFEGVMRHVAEGVALSRALDRSGQFPPLLIDMVNVGEQTGDMSGALSRAAERFDRELGKKIDTLAALIQPVIVCLMAGMVGTMAYLMMTTIFQTISSINK; from the coding sequence ATGCCCACCTTCGTTTACAGCGCCCAAGGCCCTTCCGGTGTCATCACCGGGGAGCTGAGCGCGTCTGATCGCAGCGAGGCCTTTGCTCTGCTAGGAAAGAAAAAGATCCAGCCCTTCAAGCTGGAGGCTGCAGGAGAAATGAAGACTGCCGCTGGCAGCTCTGCCAAAGCCAGGCAGACGGCAGCGTCGGTCCCGGAGACGATCTCCGGCCCGATCAAACTGAAGCTGCCGCAGGTCGTGCTCTTCATTGAGGAGCTGGCCGACCTCGTCGGTGCAGGCATCCAGCTGGAGCCCGCTCTGGCCACCATGGAGCGTCGTCGTGAACTCTCCGGCATCAAGACTCTCGCCACCGTGCTGCGTGGCAAGGTGCGTGATGGCATGGCTTTCTCCAAAGCCATCGCTGCCACTAGCCCCAGCTTTGGCAGGCTTTTCTGCGCCCTAGTTTCAGCAGGGGAGGCCAGCGGATCGCTCAGCATTGTCCTGAAACGTCAGGCTCAGTACATGCGCTCCCTGCAGGCGCTGAAGTCCAAGGTGCTCTCCGCGCTGATGTATCCGGCCTTCCTCATCGTCGCTGCCGTGGCGGTGACGCTGCTGTTTGTCGTGTATCTCATTCCCAAGCTCACCGAGATGCTCGACTCCACCGGCGGCTCGCTGCCCATGGCTGCGCAGATCATCCTCAGGTTCAGCGATGCCTTTAAAAGCTATTGGTGGATGGTCCTGCTAGGTGGCACGGCTGCGTTTATTCTCGTCAAGGCCTGGATCTCTCGTCCAGAGTCCGCCATTCCGTGGGCTCGGTTCAAGCTCCGCCTCCCGCTGTTCGGCAGCATCTTTCGCGCCCGCTTTTACGTGCAGTTTCTGGAGACAATGGCCAACCTCCTCGGCAATGGCCTGACCATGGTGCAGGCCATGCAGCTGACCCACGAAGCCACTGACAATCCCCACCTGCGCCGCGAGTTTGAAGGCGTCATGCGTCATGTGGCCGAAGGTGTGGCCCTCTCCCGTGCACTGGATCGCAGCGGCCAGTTTCCGCCTCTTCTCATCGACATGGTGAATGTGGGTGAGCAAACCGGAGACATGTCCGGTGCTTTGTCCCGTGCCGCAGAGCGCTTTGACCGCGAGTTGGGCAAAAAGATCGACACCCTCGCCGCGCTCATCCAACCCGTCATCGTTTGCCTCATGGCCGGCATGGTGGGCACCATGGCCTACCTCATGATGACCACCATCTTCCAGACCATTTCCAGCATCAACAAATAG